Genomic window (Alphaproteobacteria bacterium 33-17):
TTGCCTTATGAATAGGATCAGATGCAGGAGAGTAATATGCAACAATAGCATGACCGCCTTCATGATAAGCCGTAAGCTTTTTCTCATCTTCTGTCATAGCTAGCGACCTTCTTTCCGCACCCATCATAACCTTATCTTTAGCTTCTTCAAACTCAGTCATGGTAACAAGCTTACGATTACGCCTTGCTGCCATAAGAGCTGCTTCATTCACAAGATTTGCAAGATCAGCACCAGAAAAACCTGGGGTACCTCTTGCTATTACCCTTGCATCCACATCTGGCGCGAGCGGTACTTTCTTCATGTGAACACTTAAAATTTGTTCTCTACCATTAATATCTGGCGCTGGCACTACTATTTGTCTGTCAAAACGACCAGGTCTTAAAAGCGCAGGGTCTAATACGTCTGGTCTGTTTGTTGCAGCAAGAATGATTACACCCTCATTTGCTTCAAAGCCGTCCATCTCAACAAGTAACTGGTTAAGTGTTTGCTCTCTTTCGTCGTTACCACCCCCTAAGCCAATACCACGGTGTCTACCAACAGCATCAATCTCGTCGATAAATATAATACATGGAGCGTTCTTTTTACCTTGCTCAAACATGTCACGAACGCGGCTTGCACCAACGCCAACAAACATTTCAACAAAGTCAGAACCAGAAATACTAAAGAATGGTACATTTGCTTCACCAGCAATCGCTCTTGCTAATAAAGTTTTACCAGTACCAGGAGAACCTATTAAAAGTACGCCTTTTGGAATTTTACCGCCAAGAGCCTGGAATTTACCCGGATCCTTAAGGAAATCTACAATTTCTTCTAATTCTTCTTTTGCTTCATCAATACCAGCTACATCACTGAAAGTAACCTTAGCTTTTTCAGAGAGTAATTTAGCCTTAGATTTACCAAAGCCCATAGCTTTACCGCCACCGCCTTGCATTTGTTTCATGAAGAATACCCAAACACCAATTAAAAGGAATATTGGGAACCATGAAAGTAGTATACCAAATAAAGAATTGAATTTGCTTTCATTTGGCACAGCTTCAATTCTTACATTACTTGATTTAAGTTTATCTACAAGATTTGGGTATTCTGGCGCGTATGTGGAGAATCTTGTACCATCTGCCATTCTGCCTTCAATAGTACGACCCTGAATTATAACGCTTGATACCTGACCTTCATCAACTTTACCTAAAAAATCTGAGAAAGCATAAGATGAATATGACCCTGATATACTGCCGCCCTGTATAAAATTGTAAACTCCCGCAAGAGTAAATATTAGCAGCATCCATATAAGGAAGTTTTTAAGAAAGTTGTTCATTGTAATAAACCCAAATTTTTTAATCTATTATATTTATATTAAACAGGCATTTGACATGCAGTGCAACTACAATATGAATTTTAGGTGTAGTTTTAAATTTTTCAAGGCTGTTATGATGGTTTTTTATTTTTTTTCCTAATTTCTTTAGAAATCATTATATCCATTTTACTATTTTTAAATATTAAATTACCAGCGGTAACCGTTTTATTTAAACTTATTTTACTTATAACAGAATCAAGGGTTTTAAGGCGAATATCTGGCTTATCAGTATTTAGATTAGTTATTATTTCCGATATAAGCCTTCTTTTTTCATCTAGGGTAAGCGTCTGGAATATGCATTTATTTACTTTAATTTGCGCAGCACCTTTAAATTCAACAATATGTATGATTTTATTTATATAATTTTCTTCAGCTGAGTCATATGCAGCGCTGATATTTTTAAGAGTCGTTTTTATCGAAGGTAAATCTTGAGCCATATTTTCCAAAGATTTTCTAAGTCTTGACCTAAGATATTTATCACTAAAATTACTTTGGTCATTGCGGTATTCTATTTGATTTTCTTCTAAATAATTCAAAATTTGCTTTTTAGTAGAGTTTATTAATGGTCTGATCAATTTAAATTTTGAAGTTATTGAAGCAGGTTTATATACATTCATACCCTTTAAGCCACTGCCTCTGCCCACTCTTATAAAGAAATTTTCAATAATATCATCTAAATGATGGGCAGTAAAAATATAGGGCGCTTCAATTTTGTCTGCATGTTCAAAAATTAGCTTGTACCTGCCGTCCCTCGCCTCTTCCTGATTTTTAGCAAGCGGCATATCATCCTGCCATTCTAGAGTAATATGATTTATACCTAAATTATTGCAGTATTTTGCTACAAACTCCGCTTCTTCAAACGCTTCAGGTCTTAGCTTGTGATTTACCGTTACTACGTATAGCTGATCGATATTTACCAATTCTTTCATTAAGTTCAGCATAGCCATTGAATCACAGCCGCCTGAAACACAAATGACAAACTTAGTGTCTTTAAAAAACACTTCATTATTAAATATTTTCTTAAATTCTTGTAAAATCATATAAAGGTTTAGCTCGGGATAAAGATCTTCCCGAGCTTATTAAATTTATTTTTTACAACCAAGTTGCTTATATTCTTTCTCTGATTTTTTTCTAATATCAGGATTCATATCAGGGAACCTGTCTTTAAGTTTATCCAGAGTAGAACAAGCTTCTTGTGCTTTATTTAATTTTCCTAATGCAATAGACAATTTAAGTAATGAGTCTGGCGCTCTTTTACCTTTTGAGAATTGTTTATAACCTTTAAGATAATTTATTGCAGCTTTTTCATATTGCTTTTTGGCACTATGCACTTCACCAAGCCAGTAATATGCATTACCAACTAATGGATCATCTTTATATTTTGTAATAAAATTACCTAGCTCTAGTTGCGCTTTATCTAAGTCAGATTTTTTGATCATATCAATGATATTATCATAGCTTTTTCTTTTCTCCGCATCTTCCATAGCCTTTTTATCTGATGGCTCATCAAGTTCAGTTGACTTAATATCACCTTTTTGCTCACCAGGCTTTGCTGATTTATTGACCTGTTCATTTAAAGGTTTCCCTTTAGCATATTGCGTTTCACCTTTTTGATTTGCAAATGCTTCTTCATCATTGCCACTTAAATCCATATGTTCTGCATTTATATCAGACTTTGGATCTAAAGCACTACCATCTGAATGATTAAGATCAACAGGTTTTACTCCACCTTTCTCAAGCTGCTTAAATCTGAAGTCTGTATCTTTACTTAGCATTTCAACTTTATCTAAAAGCTGTTTACTTACAAATTGCGCTTCTTCAATTCTTCCGTTTAAATCTCTTAGCTGCTCTTCAATCATTGAAAGCCTTGATTCCATTTCAGCTACCTGATTTCCTGCAATACCTGTGGTACCCCCAGAAAATTTCGATGGCGCGGCATCACCTGTTCTGTAAAATTGCTTTTGCATTATAGATACATCACGCTCCATTCTATCAATCCGATCGATAAGCTGGGCGTTAACTTGTGATGAGTAATCAGCCGCAAAGCTAGTATTAGAAAAGGCGAATATAGTAAACGCTAAAAAGATTTTTTTCATATTATTTAAATATTTATGTTAATTGTTACATGCAAATTATGTACTTTATACTACAACTTCAGCATATGTATATCAAGGTTCTTTTACAGTCTTTGATTAAAAAATTAAAACTCAGGTTTAAATACCATAAGTAATATTATTACCTGTAGCAAAAACCAGGATCCCCACCATAAAAATCTATTATCTACAAATTTGTGAGATATACCTATTAATGGTATATATAGACCCAAAGCCATTAGTGCGTGTTTAATCCAGAAATCACTATACTCCATGCCTGCAACGTCCACTAAAATAGTACCTGTTGCTATTACACCAAGTAATGCGACTAATAAAGTATATCTTGGAGCTTTCAGATTAATGTTGCTAGCCAAATGCTTAATTTTAGGAAATATCATCATTAAAAATAGTTGTCCGCCAACTAAAATACTGGCAGCTACTATATGTACATATTTTAAGCTACTATATAACATTGATCATACTCTCATAAATTTGTTTAACAAGATCCTTAGACGATGTAAGTCCATAACTTATACGTTCCTTACCTGCTGCCAGCATGTCATCATTGGGGCTTTTAGGAACTATCATAAATCCTGACATTTCTAAAGATTTTATAACGTTATATGCCTGTTTATTATGATCCGCAATAAAAAAGAGGCCACGATCGACCTCTTTAATAGCATCTCTAACAATAGAAAAAATATCTTTAGAAGATTTTTTTTCATTTTTAATTTGCTTCATGTTAAAGTTACCAGATTAATTTTTGGCACTGTTATTGTTTTTGCTTTCTAATTTATCTTCAATTTTTTTTATTCTTTCGATAGCGTTTTCTTTTTTTTCATCAATTTTCTTTTCAATCTGATCTTGTTTTTCTTGCAAATGTTCTTTCTTTTCTTCAGCTTTTTCTGCTATATGTTCTTTTCTTTTTTCTAATTTTTCTTTTAATTTTGCTTTCCTGTCGGCTCTTTGCTGCATTCTAAGTTCTTTATTTTTTCTATTAACTTCATTTATTGCGCCTTTTGCCTCATCCGACAATTTTTCATATATCTCTTTTTTGGTATCGTTTAATTTTTTTACTTCAGCCCTATATGTTTCAACTTCGGTCTTAATATTCTCTGGCTTGCCATTTAGCACTTCTTTTTCAACATCGTTAAATTCAACTGCTACAGCGAGATTACTAATGATTCCGAAACAAATAAAAAGAAAAAATTTCAACATAAATACCTCAATAAAGTTAAAATAGTTAGAAACTGTTGATTTAATTATCAAGTACTTATAGTATAATTAAGTTGTAATTGTATAGTAAAATTTAATTCACTGGTATAAATTATGTCGAATTCAGAAGTGGTCATAGTTCAGGCATTACGAACTGCCGTAGGATCTCTTAACGGAACACTAGCTTCCATAGCTGCATGTGATCTTGGCGCTCACCTTGTTAAAGAAATAGTCAAAAGAGCATCACTTAAGAATGATGAAGTAGATGAAATTATTATGGGTCAGGTTTTAACTGCCGCCCAAGGACAAAATCCCGCAAGACAAACATGCATTAAAGCAGGACTTCATCATAGCGTTTCAGCATGGACTATAAACATAGTATGCGGATCTGGTTTAAAGTCAGTTGGACTTGCATTTGATTCTATCAAAAATGGCAATAGCAAAATTGTTATTTGTGGTGGGCAGGAAAGTATGAGTATGGCTCCACATGCTATTAAGCTTAGAGAAGCCGTGAAATTCGGTGACGCAAAAATGATAGATACCATGGCATTTGATGGGCTTACTGATGCTTTTCATCACTATCCGATGGGCATTACTGCAGAAAACATTGCAAAAAAATGGAATATTTCAAGAAATGAGCAAGATGAATTTGCATTGAATTCACAACTAAAGGCTGAGAAAGCTATTAAAGAAGGAAAGTTTAAAGATGAAATAGTACCTTACGTAATTCCATCTAAAAAAGGTGATATTACATTTGATCAGGATGAATTTCCAAGACTTGGCTCAACTTTAGAGGGTCTTACAAAACTAAAACCAGCATTTGACAAAGAAGGTACTGTAACTGCAGGAAACGCTTCAGGTATTAATGATGGCGCTGCTGCTCTATTAGTAATGACTAAAGAAGAAGCTGACAAAAGAGGGCTTAAAGTTCTTGCAAAAATTAAGTCATTTGCACAAGCAGGCGTTGAGCCTGAAATTATGGGTGCAGGACCAATTTATGCGGTACGAAAAGCTATTGAAAAAGCTGGGTGGAATTTAAACGAAATAGACTTAATTGAATCTAATGAAGCTTTCGCAGCTCAATCTATTTGCGTAATGAAAGAGTTAAATTTAGACGCAAATAAAGTCAACGTAAATGGGGGTGCAATAGCAATTGGGCATCCAATTGGAGCATCTGGCGCAAGGGTTTTAGTAACATTAATCCACGAAATGAATAAACGAGATGCTAAAAAGGGCTTAGCTACATTATGCATTGGTGGCGGCATGGGCGTTGCACTTTGTATTGAAAGGTAACAAATAAATTATTGGGAGGGAAATACTTTAAAATGTCAAGAATAGCAGTAGTAACTGGCGGAACCAGGGGAATAGGAAAAGAAATTGCCAGAACACTTAAAAATGCAGGATATACTGTAATTGCAACTTATAACAGTGACGATGCGAGTGCTGAAAAATTTAAGCAAGAAACAGACATCGGAATTATGAAATGGGACGTTTCAAATTTTGATGAATGCAACAAAAAAGTAAATGAAATTATTGCTACATACGGCAATCATCCTGAAATTTTAGTTAATAATGCTGGAATCACCCGAGATGGAATGCTACACAAGTCTAAATATGAAGACTGGGATTCTGTAATGAAAACTAATTTATATTCCTGTTATAATATGTGCCATGCTGTAATTACCAAAATGCGCGAAAACAATTTTGGTCGTATTGTAAATATCAGTTCTATCAATGCTTTATCAGGTCAATTAGGACAAACAAACTATTCAGCTGCTAAAGCTGGCATGATCGGTTTTACAAAAGCACTAGCAAAAGAAGGGGCTGTTAAAAACATTACAGTAAACGCAATTGCTCCAGGTTATATTGCTACTGAAATGCTTGCTACCATCAAAGAAGAAGTTTTAACCAATATTAAAAGTCAAATCCCAATGGGTAGACTTGGCACACCAGAGGAAGTAGCAAGAGCTGTAGAATTTTTAGTATCTGATAATGCTGGATTTATTACAGGCTCTACTATTTCTATTAATGGTGGACAGTACATGGCCTAAGGAGCTATATGGATATCAAAGCGCCAAAAGAACCAAAAATACTTATTACTAAGCCAAAGTCATTCTTTGTATTAGTTATTGGCGATTATGGCGCTATTTTAGTGTTTGGAAAAGGCAATACACTGGAAATGCGAAATTTTTTCCCAAATACAGATAGCAAATACTTAGATGACCTAAAAGATATAATTTCAGCCGATCCACAAACTCCAGTTTATGTTTTAATCGATGTTTTGGATCAAACATATAACCCTCAATCACTACCAGCTGTAAATGCCTTAAGCATTGGCGGTCTGGTTAAGAAAAGATTGGAAAGAGATTTTCCAGACAATAGCCTCAAAGGCAGCCTCTTTATTGATCGTAATCAAACTGGTAGAAAAGACTGGAACTATTTATTTATTGCAACTCCTTATGCTCCTCCACTTACAGAATGGTTAGAGGCAATTCTTGCTCTTCCAAACAGACTAAAACATATTGGATTGGTACCTGTAGAATCAGAGGTATTTTTTAATAAAGTCAGCAAATTAGTTTACCCTAAGGTTAAGTCACCCTTTAACATTCAAATGCTTGTAATGCATACTAAAGTTGGCGGTATCAGACAGGTAGTCTATAAAAATGGTCGCATTATTTTTAGTCGCTTAATTTCTGTAGAGAATATAGAAGACGACCAAATTGTAGCAGGACAATTTGAACAGGAAATTCAAAACACTTTACAATATTTAACCCGCGCATCTAAATCTACTGAAAAAATTGAAGTTTTTATTATTTGCGGCACAGCGATAAAAACTGCTTTAAGTACCAACAAAGAATTTCATATCTATACGCCCTATGAAATATCTGTACATATGGGTTTTAAAAACGCGGTACTGCCAAATGACAAATTTACCGATGTAATGTTTGGGATGATGTATTGCAATGCAAGACCAGTTTTACCTTTTAGTACTTCTGAAACAAGGCTATTAAATAATCTTTATGTTACACATAAAGTAAGCAAAGCATTATCTGCACTATTTTGTTTTACAATTTTTGCAATATACGCATTATATTTCATTACAACAGAATCGATATCTAATCAGATTGATGCCGATCAAGAAAAATTAGGGTATATAGCAAGAGAAATTGATAGCCGTAAAAAAGAAACTAAAATTGATGAAAGCGAATCAAGAAAAATAATAGAAGTTACATCTATATACAAGACCCTTACAGAGGACAAACTAAACCCCAAGGCAATATTATCAAGAGTTCAAAAAGCTATTAGAAAGGATGCTACAATAAGAAGTTTTGAGTGGAAATCAAACAATATCTCAACAGTTCCTCAAGCCTCCACGCCTAATCCTTTAGGTATGACAGCACTGGAAATCTCTATTAGCGTAAGCTTTATTAATACGGGTAACTCTTACCAGGAGCTATTCAATAATTTTGATAATTTTGTTAAAAATATTGAAAATGAGTTTAAAGAGTACCAGGTTGAATATACTAGAATTAATCAGCAAATTACTTTTCAGGAAAGCAAACAGCAAATCCCTATTAATATTACTTTAAGAGGGCCCAAATCATGAATTTAGAAGATCTTAAAAGTAAACTAAACAGTGATAAAAACGCAGCCGCTAAAAATTCAAATATAACACCTAAACAATTAAAAAATAACAAGATCAAATTGCAGGCTGTGGTATTTTTTATTATTTGTCTATTGCTACTAGCAATATCTCTTGCATCATATAATTATGCATCGCTTTCTAAAGATGAAAAAATCAACAGAGCTAACAGTCTTCGGATTCAAATTATGAATGCACAGCAAGATATGGCTAATTTAGAAAATAGAATTAGAGAATTTGAGGAAATTAAAAAAATATGGGAAAAAATTAAAGGCACGAATATTAAAAGAAACGGACTTGATTTTGATAAAGCACGTTTAGTTATAGCTGAACTTAATAAATCAAAATTTTTACCTGCTCCTGTAAATGTAAATTTATCCCCACCCTCCATGACCGTACATGATGAGAAAAGTTCTATTGGTATTGAAACAAGTGTGATGGATATCAACTTTACAGCTGTAAGTGATGTATATGCTTTAAAAGTTGTAGATATATTTACCGAACAACTACCTGGATATATAAAATACAATAATTTTAAAATAGTTAAGATCAAAGAATTATCTAATGATATAATTGACAACCTAAACAAAGGTTTTTATCCATCAATGATTGAGCTAAGCATGCAGGTTAGGTGGCAGAACTTAAAGGATATAAATAAATGAGGCTATCTTATATAATTTTAATCTTTATAAGCCTAAATCTGGTATATGCAGACGACCAGATCCTTGAAGTTATTACCAAATTAAATTCAGAAAATACCGATCTTGAAATTAACGTTGATGAGCTTTTAAATCCAAATTCTTCTATGCCAAACCAACAAGCTCCCGTTACAGTTAAAGACAGCCCTGCTAGCGACTTAACAGCTCCTAAAATTTCATTACCTGACATCAATACCACAAATAGTAATACTTCCCCTTCTATTAGCGTTCCGACTATAAATATTCCAAGTTCATTACCCGTTACCGAGCCTGCTACTAATGAAACCCCAAAAGCAATAATTGAGCCTGTAATAACAAAAGAATTGCCACCATCTAATATTATTAGCAGCCCTAAATCACCAGGATCTTCAAGTACTGTTATCAATATAGCACCTAAAGCAGAGTCAGAGAATTCAACACCAGAAACCAGGGCAGATCAAATTCAGCCTAGTATTCAAATACCAAAAGCTATAAGTCCGACTTTAGCACCAAAACCCAATGAAAATATTGACGATATTATAATACCTACATCTCCACAACAAGATCTACCCGTCTCTAATACTATAGCAGCACCGAAAGCTGTACCAACTAAGACGACGCAAACAGACAAACCTTCAAATACACCACCTATTTTTGAAGGGTTACTGCCAAAAGAAAATAATAAAAACTCAAAAACGCCCGATAATAAAAACCAGACTTCAGAATATCAGGTAGTT
Coding sequences:
- a CDS encoding cell division protein FtsH yields the protein MNNFLKNFLIWMLLIFTLAGVYNFIQGGSISGSYSSYAFSDFLGKVDEGQVSSVIIQGRTIEGRMADGTRFSTYAPEYPNLVDKLKSSNVRIEAVPNESKFNSLFGILLSWFPIFLLIGVWVFFMKQMQGGGGKAMGFGKSKAKLLSEKAKVTFSDVAGIDEAKEELEEIVDFLKDPGKFQALGGKIPKGVLLIGSPGTGKTLLARAIAGEANVPFFSISGSDFVEMFVGVGASRVRDMFEQGKKNAPCIIFIDEIDAVGRHRGIGLGGGNDEREQTLNQLLVEMDGFEANEGVIILAATNRPDVLDPALLRPGRFDRQIVVPAPDINGREQILSVHMKKVPLAPDVDARVIARGTPGFSGADLANLVNEAALMAARRNRKLVTMTEFEEAKDKVMMGAERRSLAMTEDEKKLTAYHEGGHAIVAYYSPASDPIHKATIIPRGRALGLVMRLPENDRLSVTYEKLKADIAVAMGGRVAEELIFGTEKVTSGASSDIQQATRMARAMVTEWGMSDKVGPIFFGGDQQDAYLGGSSGAAKVRADETSKLIDDEVKLVVETGYDVAKDILSKNLDKLHMVAKALLDYETLTGDEIRDLINGKEIIRQDNDYTPKKSTFVTRDMGDDPEPQAT
- a CDS encoding tol-pal system protein YbgF is translated as MKKIFLAFTIFAFSNTSFAADYSSQVNAQLIDRIDRMERDVSIMQKQFYRTGDAAPSKFSGGTTGIAGNQVAEMESRLSMIEEQLRDLNGRIEEAQFVSKQLLDKVEMLSKDTDFRFKQLEKGGVKPVDLNHSDGSALDPKSDINAEHMDLSGNDEEAFANQKGETQYAKGKPLNEQVNKSAKPGEQKGDIKSTELDEPSDKKAMEDAEKRKSYDNIIDMIKKSDLDKAQLELGNFITKYKDDPLVGNAYYWLGEVHSAKKQYEKAAINYLKGYKQFSKGKRAPDSLLKLSIALGKLNKAQEACSTLDKLKDRFPDMNPDIRKKSEKEYKQLGCKK
- a CDS encoding beta-ketoacyl-ACP reductase translates to MSRIAVVTGGTRGIGKEIARTLKNAGYTVIATYNSDDASAEKFKQETDIGIMKWDVSNFDECNKKVNEIIATYGNHPEILVNNAGITRDGMLHKSKYEDWDSVMKTNLYSCYNMCHAVITKMRENNFGRIVNISSINALSGQLGQTNYSAAKAGMIGFTKALAKEGAVKNITVNAIAPGYIATEMLATIKEEVLTNIKSQIPMGRLGTPEEVARAVEFLVSDNAGFITGSTISINGGQYMA
- a CDS encoding acetyl-CoA acetyltransferase (Catalyzes the synthesis of acetoacetyl coenzyme A from two molecules of acetyl coenzyme A. It can also act as a thiolase, catalyzing the reverse reaction and generating two-carbon units from the four-carbon product of fatty acid oxidation), which gives rise to MSNSEVVIVQALRTAVGSLNGTLASIAACDLGAHLVKEIVKRASLKNDEVDEIIMGQVLTAAQGQNPARQTCIKAGLHHSVSAWTINIVCGSGLKSVGLAFDSIKNGNSKIVICGGQESMSMAPHAIKLREAVKFGDAKMIDTMAFDGLTDAFHHYPMGITAENIAKKWNISRNEQDEFALNSQLKAEKAIKEGKFKDEIVPYVIPSKKGDITFDQDEFPRLGSTLEGLTKLKPAFDKEGTVTAGNASGINDGAAALLVMTKEEADKRGLKVLAKIKSFAQAGVEPEIMGAGPIYAVRKAIEKAGWNLNEIDLIESNEAFAAQSICVMKELNLDANKVNVNGGAIAIGHPIGASGARVLVTLIHEMNKRDAKKGLATLCIGGGMGVALCIER
- a CDS encoding tRNA lysidine(34) synthetase TilS, whose product is MILQEFKKIFNNEVFFKDTKFVICVSGGCDSMAMLNLMKELVNIDQLYVVTVNHKLRPEAFEEAEFVAKYCNNLGINHITLEWQDDMPLAKNQEEARDGRYKLIFEHADKIEAPYIFTAHHLDDIIENFFIRVGRGSGLKGMNVYKPASITSKFKLIRPLINSTKKQILNYLEENQIEYRNDQSNFSDKYLRSRLRKSLENMAQDLPSIKTTLKNISAAYDSAEENYINKIIHIVEFKGAAQIKVNKCIFQTLTLDEKRRLISEIITNLNTDKPDIRLKTLDSVISKISLNKTVTAGNLIFKNSKMDIMISKEIRKKNKKPS